TTCAATAGACAAATTCATGTCGGTAAAACCGTATGAATTTTTGAAGCAATAAGACTGTATCTTGTATTTATATAGTGATTCGCTTTGGCGCGTTACTTGTTCCAGGGCTTTTCTCACCAGCGGGTTTCCGGAGCATAGATGCTGCGCAGCCCCAAAGGAGTATGCTCTTGCAGTGTTCTCAAGGTTAAATTTTTCCGGATCGGGAAAAACTTCCGGGTCGCGATTAATGCTGTATAAATCAAAAATTACCAACTGCCTTGGTCTAATAATTTTTTCCTTAAAAGGTATTTCATGCACGCATGTCCTGCTTATTGTCGTGAATGGAGGGAACAACCGAAGACTTTCAAGGGATATTTGCCCTGCTTTTGCATTGAGCTCTTCCTCTAAATATGGGTGAGTCAACAGATTGAACGCCAGGAAATCAAGCGCAGCTACGAATGGGGCAAAACCATCGGTTACTAGATTAATGATGAGGGGATATCGTGTCTCCTGAGGCAAGTCAAGCAATTCGTTGCCTATGTACAGCGGCTCCCCTACATGCTTATCTTCGATTTCTTTGACAACCTGATACGCGTATTCGATTGAATGCGCGACTTGTTCGATATCGTCTAGCGTAAGCCGTTCGCGCAGTAAGAACGAGTTAATGGTTTCCGATGCCGAGACCATTCTTGAAATGTCTTCTACAGAGACACCCACCAGTTGAGCAAGGATACCGTACACATAAGGCCTTGCATACTCTGTAGTGAAGTCACAATTTTTATTGATTTGCGGCCATGTGTAATTTATGGCGTGATAACGAGTATTAATGATTGTTCCCACTAGGCGACGAAGCTGTTTATGAGACTCTCCGTCGGTGAACATAACCCAGTTGGAATAAAAATTCTTTAATGTCCGTATAGTTTCTATCTTCAGAGGGAGTTTATCTATGACAGTTTTAGTGTTGGCTTTGAGCCGCTCATCTCTTATCAAAGTATGAAGGTTACGCACATTGAACACAAACCATGCATTAAATTCCTCGTCGAATAGCAGCTGATCTGTATTTCCGGCAAGGACGGTTTTGTAAAATTTGAACCGATCTTCACCGAGACGTTTTCCAATTATCACTTTTATCTAGTCCTTTCTTAGATTTGCGATTCCGCAAAAAGTACTGTTGCCTCGTGCAGTGTGAAATTAGCTTGCTTGTTTGCTGCCAAGTAGAAATCGATAAAATCTATTAACTTGTCGGGATAATGCCGATTGGGGAATTTCTCGTCCAGGAAAGCAACTATTTCTTCAAACAGCAAGGAAGGAAAACATTGATTTTCCCCTGATTCTTTTACGAAATTCAGGGCTATCAATCGAAGTGTCTGCATATCCGGTTCTTTCAATTTTAAAAAACTAAATCTTCTTTCGAAAGCACCATCAGCATACAAGGTCGTAGCCTCTTCAGGTGTAGTCGCACCTACGACCTTGATATCACCTCTCGTTATAATAGGTTTCAGTAGGTTTGCGGCGGAAATACCTCCTTCTGAAGCACCGGCATGAATAAGGGTGTGAATTTCATCAAAAAATATCGTGGAACCCTCTTTCTGCGCCGTCTCAAGTACATGTTGCATGCGTTTTTCAAATTCTCCTCTGTATTTTGTTCCAGAGAGCATTTCGGCAGCCGATACAGATATCAGAGGAAGATGATGCGATTTGAAGTAGTATAGAATAAGCGATGTTTTGCCAACGCCAGGTTCTCCGATTA
The window above is part of the Bifidobacterium longum subsp. infantis ATCC 15697 = JCM 1222 = DSM 20088 genome. Proteins encoded here:
- a CDS encoding cytochrome P450 encodes the protein MIIGKRLGEDRFKFYKTVLAGNTDQLLFDEEFNAWFVFNVRNLHTLIRDERLKANTKTVIDKLPLKIETIRTLKNFYSNWVMFTDGESHKQLRRLVGTIINTRYHAINYTWPQINKNCDFTTEYARPYVYGILAQLVGVSVEDISRMVSASETINSFLLRERLTLDDIEQVAHSIEYAYQVVKEIEDKHVGEPLYIGNELLDLPQETRYPLIINLVTDGFAPFVAALDFLAFNLLTHPYLEEELNAKAGQISLESLRLFPPFTTISRTCVHEIPFKEKIIRPRQLVIFDLYSINRDPEVFPDPEKFNLENTARAYSFGAAQHLCSGNPLVRKALEQVTRQSESLYKYKIQSYCFKNSYGFTDMNLSIELK
- a CDS encoding AAA family ATPase, with product MSQTFLQILTDMNDGISDPQLKGKIPVKLLHDSPYLDHKLDLYLQSNPNARPRDILVYLQSIESDARALLKSIRIPQDLTSSNSMETIIGREKELQLLDIYLNRRYKNNVILIGEPGVGKTSLILYYFKSHHLPLISVSAAEMLSGTKYRGEFEKRMQHVLETAQKEGSTIFFDEIHTLIHAGASEGGISAANLLKPIITRGDIKVVGATTPEEATTLYADGAFERRFSFLKLKEPDMQTLRLIALNFVKESGENQCFPSLLFEEIVAFLDEKFPNRHYPDKLIDFIDFYLAANKQANFTLHEATVLFAESQI